One Candidatus Obscuribacterales bacterium DNA window includes the following coding sequences:
- a CDS encoding biotin transporter BioY, which translates to MKTLDLVYVGLFAALTAVLGLLPPVPVPGLPVPITAQTLGVMLAGSILGGKRGGLALLVFVVLVAIGLPVLPGGRGGLGVFLGPSGGFVAAFPVAAAVIGWLMERFCRRPHLPKAIAINIIGGLGVVYAIGVPWLAVAAKLSLVQALAGSAAFIPGDVVKAVLASVTLQAVWRAMPDLKR; encoded by the coding sequence ATGAAAACTCTTGATTTAGTTTATGTGGGGCTTTTTGCAGCCCTAACGGCGGTGCTTGGCCTGCTGCCGCCGGTGCCGGTGCCGGGCTTGCCGGTGCCGATTACGGCCCAAACCCTGGGGGTGATGCTGGCTGGATCCATCCTGGGTGGCAAGCGGGGTGGCTTGGCGCTGCTGGTGTTTGTGGTGTTGGTTGCCATCGGTTTGCCCGTGTTGCCCGGTGGGCGCGGTGGTCTGGGCGTATTCCTCGGGCCCTCGGGAGGGTTCGTGGCTGCCTTTCCCGTGGCGGCGGCGGTGATTGGTTGGCTGATGGAGCGGTTTTGTCGTCGCCCCCATTTACCGAAAGCGATCGCCATCAACATCATCGGTGGTCTGGGCGTGGTCTATGCCATTGGCGTGCCCTGGCTGGCGGTGGCGGCGAAGCTGTCCCTTGTTCAAGCTCTCGCGGGGTCGGCGGCCTTTATTCCCGGTGATGTGGTGAAGGCGGTGCTAGCCAGTGTGACCCTGCAGGCGGTGTGGCGAGCTATGCCGGATTTGAAGCGCTAA